The DNA window CTGAAGAGGCTTACAGCTTTTTAAGAGAAAATTATCCGGATTACCTATATTTTTCTGATGTAACCAATGTTGAAATGATGGGCGTACCATTGGATAAAGTTGAAAGAGTTATAAAGCCGGAAATGAGATTATTAGGTCTTAAAGAAACTTTTGAAAACGGCGGCGAAGTCAAAAACCCTGAATTGATTGCAAAATTAATGGATGTTGCTGACTTTTTCCATTTTATGGCTGACATTCCATATGACCATCTGGGAATTTCAGGTTCAATCCTTCCGGGCCTTCAAAAGAGCGACGTTTCAGACTTGGACTTTGTGGTGTATGGCCTCGACAATCACAGAAGGGCAATTGCCGCATTTAAAGAGCATCGCGGAAAAGAAGTTTACATTGAAGAAGTGGACAAACACATAACAGTTGAAGGAATCACTGACGATTACTGGGATTTTGTTTATGATAAAAGAATGTTCGATTCCAGCTTAACAAAAGAGGAATTCAGATGGTATGAAAACCGTAAGGCAAATAGAGGAACCATCAACGGAACCTTATTCGACATTTTAGCAACCAAAGATTATGATGAAATTGAAGGAGAATGGGGAGATACAGTATATGAACCTCAAGGAATCTCACAAATCGAATGCGACATTGTAAGTGCGCTTGGAGCATTTGACAACCCTTCATTATACACAATAGAAAACGTTGAAGTCATTGATGGCGTGGATGTTCCATTAACCGAAGTGGTTTCATTTACACATACCTATGCAGGGGAAGTTGTTGATGGGGAACATGTGGTGGCTAAAGGAAAAGTTGAAAAGGTTATTGTTAACGGTGAGTTCAGCCATTACCGCATAGTTGTCGGAACCACCCGTGAAGCAATAGACGAATATTTAAAACTTAAAGAAAGTCCTGCATAAAACATGAGAGTGAAAACTCTCATAATTTACTATTTTTTTAAATAAACTATCTAAATTTTAATCAACGATTATTAATTTTCAATAATTTTTAAAAAACGAATAATATTCAAATAAAAAAATAACCGTTATAAATTTCATTCAACTATTTTTAATAAAAAATAACACGGGTTAAGCAAAATTAATACAATAATATATAAACTTCAAACAACTAAAATAATAATATTCAAATTAATGTGATAATATGACAGAGACAAAAAAATCAGAATGGAATAGTAATCTTGCATTTATGATGGCAATGATTGGTTCTGCTGTAGGTCTTGGAAACATTTGGCGTTTCCCAAATGTATTATACTCAAACGGTGGAGGATCATTCATGATTCCATACATCGTTTCATTATTCTTACTTGGTATTTCATTTGTTCTAGTAGAATACGCAGTAGGATTTAAGTTCAAAAAGTCAATTGCAAGAATTCTATTTTCAGTTAGTAAAAAATTAGAGCCAGTAGCATGGTTCATATTGTTAATCGTATTTTTAATCACAACATATTATGTTTGTGTTGTTGGATGGGATTTTATATACATTATACTAAGTTTAACAAAAGCATGGGGAGCTAATCCTGACTTATACTTTGCAAACAACGTATTGCATGCAACTGATTCAATGTCTGGACTGTTCACCATTGTTCCGAATGTTCTTGTATCCGTATTTATAATTTGGTTTTTAGCATGGTTCATTATCAAAAGAGACTTGAATGACGGAATCGGTAATGTAAGTAAAATATTACTTCCATTATTATGCGCAATCGTTGTAATTATCGTTGCATTCTCTTTGACTTTGCCGGGAGCTTCAGTTGGTTATACTCAAATTTTCACACCGGATTGGTCTGCATTAACTAATCTTGATGTATGGCTGGCCGCATTTGGACAAATTGTATTCTCATTAAGTTTAGGTATGGCAATTGCAATGACATATGCAAGCTACCTGCCTGAAGGTTCAAAACTGGTGGACAATGCAATAATCGTTGCATTTTCAAACTCCGGATTTGAAGTATTTAACTCCATTGGAATATTCTCCATTTTAGGATTCATGACAGTGACCAGCGGAATTCCTTTTAATGAGCTTGTAACTGAAGGAACAGGTTTAGCATTTGTTGTTTTCCCACAAGTATTCAATACAATGGGAGGAGCAGCATACATTATAGGACCGTTATTCTTCTTATGTATCCTATTTGCGGGAATCACATCAGTTATTGCACTTCTTGAAGGAGTATGTTACTCAATTTCAGAAAAATTCCTCATTGAACGTAAAAAGACAGCGACAGTAGTGTGTATTATTGGATTCTTAATTTCATGCATCTTTGCAACAGGTGCTGGAAGTACAATTTTAGGAATATTCGATGTATACTTGAATAATTTCGCATTGTTATTCGCAATACTTCTCGAATGTATAATCTTTGGTTGGGTTTACAAATTTGATGACTTGATTGAAACACTAAACAACAACTCATCAATTAAAGTTGGTAAAACCTGGAAAGCAGTAATCAAATACATATTGCCAATATGTATCTTCGGTCTTTGGGCTCAAGGAGTCTACTCCACAATTTTCACTGCAGACGGATTAAGCAGAACAGTAATGTTAATATTAACAATACTTCTAATTGTTATTCCGTTCATCTTTGCGAAATTGCCTGCTATCAACAAAGAGTACTACAACGTGTAAAATTGCTTTTAAATAGCTAAATTATTAGCTATTTACTTTTTTTATTTTATTTTAAAAAATTTACATCATTTATAACTTCTTATTTTAAATATTATTACGTTAATACTAATAATAAGAATTTTTAAGAGGTTAAAAAATGATAAAAGTTTCTTCTATTAAACAATATATGTACTGTCCCATGAAGCTATATCTCCAAACTCATGTGGACAAACATGAAAATAAAGATTACCAACTGGCAGTTGAAATAAAAAAGCTTAAAATTGACATTCAGGATTTGATTAAGAAAAACATGCGCAAAGTCAAAAAGGAAATGGTGCTTAGTGAAATTGAAAGCGTTTTATCAGATAACATTGATCCCTACATTAAAAGCACAACAAACGCAATAAAATCCATGAATTTAGGACTTGAAGCATCAAAAATTAATGAGATTATCGATAACGCCTACTTCAGCATAAAAATAACTGCATTAAAAATAAAACAATCCATGACCATACTTGACAAAAATGCATTTGAAATCATAGATATGTTCTTCCCAAATTGCATGTACTCCTACTTAATAAAGGATGATAGCTTAGATATAATCGGAACATGCGACAAGATTGAAATAATTGATGGAAAATACTACCCCGTACTTCTTAAAAATGGAAATCCTCCACTTAAAGGAGTGTGGAAAACCGATTCCATAGAATTAGTTTCAAATGCTATTCTAATCGAAGAAGAATTTGCTACCGATGTATATGTTGGCTTTGTTGATTATGAAAAGATAGGAGACAGAAGACCTGTAGTGATGGATGTTGATTTAAGAAAATCCTATTTTGACACCCTTCGTGAAGTAAAAGAAATTATTGAAAATAAAAAAATGCCTGATGTTAAAAAAAGTTCTAAAAAATGTGAAAAATGCGAGTATAATGAAATATGTTTTAAAAATGGTTAGGGAGTTAATTGACAACTCCCCTTCCTATACGTCCATAAACATGAATTAAAATTTGATGTTGTCTCCTAAACGTTCAATATTAAATACTGCAGTATCCGCTATTGACATTACCGCAAGGACACCCGCCTGAATTGGATCAGTTATGATTAAATCGGCGTACTGAGTTACACTGCCCGGCATATTAAGACAAATCACGATTAATTTACTTTCCTCTTTTACTTTTTTAACGGCTTCTGTGATTTCTCCACCCATAAGTGAACCCGCCAATACCAATACACTTACACGAGGAAGTCTAGAAATCGCTTCAACAGCTTCAGCAATTGGCTGTTCTCCAACTAATGGAATAGTATCAACACTAATGCGTTCACCACGTATATTATGCCTATCAGCTTCAGTAATAGCACCCATTGCCACTTGAGACACCTGTGCACCACCACCAACGATGATTATACGTTTTCCATAAATATCCAATTGTGAACCATGCAATTCTACGGATTTTACCTCACCGATATTTTCCAAGTCTGAAACCAACTCATCAATATCCTCTACATGCTCAAGCTCTAAGTTAATAGAACCCATATTGTTTTTTTCAACAAAAAGATGAACATAACTAATATTAGCACCATGAGATGTGATAACATCAGTAATGTCATCCAAAACTCCTTTTTTCTCGTAAGTTTTTATTGTTAAAGTATAATCACTCATTTTTTGGCCTTACTTTATCAAGTTCTGCATGCGCTCTTTTCCACATGCTTAAATAATTATCGTCCTTTGTAACTGGAATAACTTCAAGACCCAAGTTCCTATGTTCCTGAATCCATTCCTCATGAAATACAGGTATTTCAATTTTTATTGGTTCAGAGGTTTTATTTACAATAATAAGATCTCTGTATGGGAAATCCCATTCGACAATATATCCTCCAAGACTTACCATGTGATACGGCCTCATAACAAATTTCATAAATAATTCCTCCTATAATAATCCAAGTACAATAGATAAAATTCCAAGTAATGTAGCGCCTAAAATTGTCGGTAACAATTGCCTATTTGTAAATACTGGGCTGAATGCTGAGAAAATTCCCATCATAAAGACAAAAATTAATGCTACAATAATATTTACAATTATTCCCCATGACATGATTGTTGGCGGAACTCCAATGAATAACACTGAAAATATTGCACCAAGCACAAACATGAAAAATCCACGAGTTAAGAATACAACTGCTCTGTATTTAGCCGCATATTCCATGTATGGTCCTTCAATTACATCGCTTTTAGCTTTAATAATAGAAAATGGATATTCATTTAATATAATCATGTAACCAATGAAAAATACAATAGCGGCGATTCCACCGGACACTGTGAATAAGAATGGTCCGTTTGCTTGCTGAAATGCCACAATATCCTGTAGAAATATGCTTCTTGCAGCAGTTACTGGAGCAAATAACGCCAAGTATAATGGGAATGAACCGTAAGTAATCATTCTTAAAGATCTTTTTGCACTTATATCCTCAATGAATGAACGAGTTGCATTATTGTGGACCGCACCTTTAATTTGGTCAGGGAAAGGCATATTGACTGACATTACAGATTTAGACAATGCCCCCATAAGCACATAGCAGATTTCTTCAACTTTTAAAAATCCGACAATTGCAACTAAACTTGCAAGTGCGGGAATTTTATAAGCTTCAGGAGTGAGTGCAATCAATACACATAAAACCACAATGAAACATATAATTGGCAATGCTTTGTATAATCCTGAAACTGGAGATGAGACTTCAACATTTTCCTTAAACATGAATTTGATTGGAGCCATTATTCCCGGAGCAATAACTTTTGGCCCAATTCTCTGTTGAATTCTAGCGTGAATGTATTTTCTTTCAATTCCCGGAAGGAATGTTGATACTATGAAACAAACTAGCACTGTAAGGATTACTGCAAGAACTGAATTAATAATAGTATTTGAAAACATGATTCTATCTCCTTATAATCTCTATTGCCCTATCAGTACATGTGAAACATGGGTCACATTGTACAATACATAATTGAGCATCAGTTATTTGATCACCAATACATGCATATTGCATCGCACCGATATTTGCCATAGAAGGAGTTCTTATAATACAATGTCTTACCCTTCCACTTTCCAAGGAATATGAATGATATAAAGTTCCCCTTGGAACTTCAATATAACTTTCGCTAAGTTCTGTGTCAAACATTTCCCAGTCACGGTTTACTACCTTACCTTCTGGAATGTTTGCAATAGCTTGTCTTATGATTTTAATTGATTCGAATGACTCTAATGCCCTCATAATCAAGTTTGATTTAACGTCGCCATCAGGCTGTGTGATAATATTGAAATCAAAGTCATCATATTCAAACATTGTTGTTCTCAAATCTCTTGCAACACCAGTCGCCCTGAGAGTTGGTCCTGTAACAGCAAGTTCAATTGCTTGCTTTTGAGGTAGGACTCCTATTCCAGTGACCCTAGATAACAATATAGAATCTGCCATAAACCTATCAACAAAGCCTGTAAGTCCTTCTTCCAGTGCATTCATATCATTCTTAAGTCTTAATAGTTTAGCTTCATCCAAATCACATCTTGGCCTTACTCCACCTAAAACAGAGCAACCATACTGTACACGGTTTCCCCCAATCATTGCAAGCAATTCCATGACTATTTCTCTCATATAGAATACTCTCATTGAAAATGTTTCATGAGACAATACCTCACAACCGTGTGCCAAATACAAGAAATGAGAGTGCAAACGTTCAAGTTCACTCATGATTACACGAATATATTTAGCCCTTTCCGGAATTTCAATACCTAAACCTAATTCAGCAGTCCTGCATGAATTCCATATATGTGCATTTGAACATATTCCACAAATTTTTTCAGTTAAGGCATTTGCTTTTTCAACCGGAAGTCCTTCCATGATCCTTTCTATTCCCCTATGATTAACACCAATAGTTATTTCAGCTTCTTGAACTATCTCATCTTCAACAAAAAGCCTGACCCTATATGGTTCCAATGCAGCAGGGTGAACTGTACCCAATGGAATTTCAGTTTCAATTATTTCGCTTCTTGGTACTTTTTCATCCATCTAACTCCTCCTTAATCTGCATCCAATAATGTAGGTAAAAGTGATACAACTCCAGCTAAAACATCTTGTGGCCTTACAGCACAACCTGGAACTTTTGCATCAACAGGTATAATATTTTCGACTGGACCTTCAATTTCCTCTGAAGGAATGTCACCATAACAATTCTTATAAACACCACCCATCAGCGCACAACTTCCTGCAGCTACAACTAATTTCGGATTAGGAATAGCTTCATATATTGCTTCCAATGGTTTTCTATTTAAATGTGTAACCGGACCTGTGACAACAAGCACATCCGCTTCACGAGGATTCCAGGTTAAAAACACATTATACTGTTCAGCGTCAAAACGAGGAGACAATATTGAATTTACAATTTCAATGTCGCAACCATTACATCCACCGGTATACACCAACATGATATGTATTGCCCTTGCTCTTGAAAATGATTTAATTCCCATCTAATCACCATCCTCCCTATTTCTTAACACTGAATTATCAGATAAGTACTGTGCAATGAATTTGAGTTTATCGTCAGAAATTTTAAATGGCTTGTCCAACATTTCAGCAACGTCAACTTCCTGATCTCCAACATTGCTTGGATGAACTGTTCCCTTTTCACCATAAAGTGAAAATACCGGACAGAAATCATGACAATAATAACAGACTACACATTTTTCAAGATTAATTTCAGGTACTTCATCTTTAGTCCAATTATCAGTTAATTTAACTGGATTCGCTAATTTTTTCATCTCAATTGCACCTGTCGGACAGACATTAGCACAACCAGCACATCCAATGCATGCCTTTTCATCAACCCTATCATCGACTTTAACGGATAGTGTTGCTATCTGGTTACGCATGTCCATATCTGTAACCCTATCAGCTGCAAAAAAGATTCTTTTAAAGTTGGTAAAAGCTCCTTCCAAAGCTATTCTTAGTATACTGCTCATTTAAATACCCTCTATTGAATCTTTAAAATTTCTCTCGAATAAAAATGCCCTTGCAGGACATGCATTCTTACATGCTCCACAATAAGTACAATTTTCATCATTAACTACATAATTGCCGTCAACTTTTTCAATTGCATCATATGAACAAATTCCATAGCAAACTCCACAATGCATACATAATTTTTGTTCAATGAAGTTAAATCCGTCTTTAATTTCATTTTTATACATTGTTGATTTTGGAATTGCATCAACCGGACAATGCACAGCACAATTTTCACACAAAATACACTTGTCAAGTGCCACTGAGATTTTTCCTCTGTTCAATGTGATTGCATCCTCCTGACATACTTCAACACAAATTCCACAGGAGATACAATCCTTGCTGACATTTCCATCCCATGTTTGTGTCATGAATTGACGTGCATATGCTTCATCACAAACTTGCACACATTTACCACAACTTACACAGAATCCTGCAAGTGTTGGAAGCTCTGCATCATCATACTCGTCATAGATGAACATTTCTTCATCTTCACGCAATGTGTGAACTGGACAATGGCTAATTGCCACATCATGAGCAATATTTTCTGTATCACTTGTTGGATCATATCTTAATTTTCCACCATCCTTTTTAAGTGATCCATTTTCACATAAATCTGCACATAATCCACAGTTAAGACAAGATATGATTTTTCCAGTTGCCTTCTGATTTAATTTATTAATTATGATTTTGAAATCATCAACAGAAATCGCATTGTGCGGACATGCCTTTAAACAATTAAGACAAAGTGTACATGAGGAATGATTTACAATTTGATGCTTGTTCATAGATTCGTTTGGACAAACATCCGCACATAATCTGCATTCTCTACAAATTCCCTCATCCCTGTCTACTTTAACATGTATTGCACCTGTAGGACAATACTCTTCACACCTTCCACATAAAATACATTTTTCCGTATCAGTTCCAAAGTAGGACCTTGAAACCTCAGTGACCCTATTTTCACTTTTATGAGGCACTTTATCAAGTGGAGGATTCAAAATATTTAATGATTTGATTAAAGTAATCTGCTTGTCTTTTTCAAGTTCAAAACCATCAATACGAGAATCAGGATGTTCTTCTGCACATACTCCGCAACGTGAACAAATTCCATAAACGATTCCGTCTTCAATGGTTATATTGTTTGTTGGACAATTGTACATGCACATTCCACAGCCATTACATTTAGCTCTGTCTACAACATATCCACCATAGCTATTCTTGAATATTGCATGATTAGGACAGTTTTCATAACAGATTCCACAAGTAAGACAGCTGAATGGAATTCCATTAACCAATCTAATAGATTTTGTAGGACATGTTTTAATACAATCTCCTTTTTCTTCACCTGTATTAAGCGTTAAAAACATTATAAAAACTCCTTATTTACTCCTTGCAAATATTAGTTTGCCTACAAAAATTCCTATTAAAGCAGATAAAAATGCAGTGGAAATCGGTAAATCTGTATAAAACGGATAGTTACCAGATTGCCATGCCACAATAATTCCTGCAATAATTATTATTAAAAATGACCCAAGAGTGAAATGAGTATCATTAACATTAAGTTTAATCTGTGAACCTATAACCAAACCTAATATCAATCCAAATATTATTGGTCCAAGAGATAACATTATTCACCCTCCTCAACAAGTTTCTTAAAACCTGCAAATGCAATAACAATTGAAGACAATCCCACGAATACCTTTAAACCTACAAATATGTTAAGGTATGGAATTATTCCTGCATTTGTAACATCAGGATAGTGGAATGCAGCTTGAATTGCTTGAGGAACAACATTCAATAAATCAGTTCCCACATTGTATAGGAAAAATCCTCCAACAAACAAACCGATCAAACCGAATATGATGAAACCTAATGCTCCAACAGATTCTAAGACTTCAATATATAAATGTGACAATTCCAATGGAGAATTACCTAATCCATAAACAAGAATAGATAATATTATACCACTCGCTATCATTGCACCACCTTGGAAACCTCCACCCGGAGTGATGTGACCTCCAAGAATGGTCATTACACCTAAACAAATCAATATAATTGATATTGGCAAGGATATAAGTTTTAAAATCACACTACCTTGACTCATCTTTTATCCCCCAATAATCCTCTGCCGAATATTAATAAAACCACTAATCCAGCAGTTAACAATATAATTGATTCACCTAAAGTATCGTATGCTCTAAAATCAAAGATTACAACAGTAACCATGTTTGGAGCAATTTGAGTTCCTAAAGCATTATAAATATTACTTACACCAGGATTAATCATGCTACTTATATTAAATATCGCATCAAGCAAAGTAATAGAAAATACTGCTGTTAAAACTGCTGCAAGCAAATTGCGAATTGTAGTGTTAGACAAGGTTACCACCCCAGTACATGAATGTTACAATTAAAGCAAGAGTTACAACTGCATAAAATAACATTTTCTCTAAAGAATCTTCCTGTTCTATTTTGAATTTAGGAATAAGTGGAATATTTGAAATAAGAACAATTGCGAGTATCAATGTCACCAATCCTGCAAGCAAAACGCTCACATGTCTTAAAAGTATTGCAGCCAACACCAATGACACTATTAAAAATATTTCAGCTGTAATGCTTCCTGAAACATCTGCATTGGTTACAGGTCCCGGTGAGAATAATTTCTTGAATTGTTTTACAACATCAAATATTTGATCATACAATTTCATAATATCCCTCCAACAAAGTTAGAAATTCCGTTTGTAACTATATCTGGGAAGATACCTAATAATACAACAATTATTAACAATATTCCCATAGCAAAAATCATTGCTCTTGGAACATCTTTATTTTCCAATTCCAACTCATTTGGTTTTGGTTTTAAAAACATTGCATAATATGTTTTTACAAACACTACAAATGTAGCTATACTGACCATAATAGCTAAAATAGATATTTCTGGGAATCCACAATTAAGTGATGCTTGAACAAGCATTAATTTGGATTGGAAACCACTTAAAGGAGGAACTCCTGCCATTGCAAGACCTGCAATTAAAAGCATTATACCAACTTTTGGATGGTATGCTAAAAGTCCACCTAATTTTCTTGTATCTACCTCATTTGTTGCATTTACTATTGCACCAAATCCTATGAATAATAATGCGGTAATTACGATTTCATTCAATGCTTGGAAAAGTCCTGCTGTAATTGAAAAGTTTGTTCCAAGCCCAATACCTAATCCTATGAAACCTAATTCCCCTACTGCTAAAAATCCAATCATTCTTCTAAAGTCAGTTTGGGTTAATGCAAGAGAGACACCCAATATCATAGCCAAGATAGAGAAGAATATTATGAGAACTTCGAAGATTGGAAGTGAGGAGTAAATTCTAAACATTATTAATACGATTGAAATCATTGAAATAACTGTAAATGATTGCAAGAGTGCTGCTCCATGAGGTTCAGCTTTTGAGTAAACTCCAGATTTTATAGTATGGAATGGTGGTAAACCAGATGCATATAACCAACCAAAGAATATTAAACCGAGTGATAATAAAAATACTGGAGATGTAGCGTCAACTAAACCCATATGCACAGCTGTAGCTATATCTGTAACATTTACACTACCAGTTAATGCAAGTAGGAATCCGATTCCCAAAAGCATCATCGGAGAACCGATTGATCCTAAAATCATATATTTCAATGCCATTTCATAACTGTAATCTATTGAAGACGCTGCAACTATTCCCACTTGTGCTAGCGCTAGAATTTCAAAGAACACAAACATGTGGAATATATCATCAGTTAAAATCATTGCTGTTACAGCCGCAGTACCCAAGAACAACAGGAACAAATATGGTCCTGAGACTTTTTTGTATTTAGTTAGGTAAATGAATACAACTAGGAATGTTAAAAGTCCAATTGCCCCTATAAATATTTGTTGCAAGAATGTAAATGAGTAGGTAATTGCCGGATGATACATTATTCCTGTTACATTATCCAACATTGGCTCATAACCGCCGAAGTAGTGTAGACCATAATTAGACAATATTGGAATCAACGGCAGGCATATTGCTACAACAAAAGCAAATATTTTTGTAACCTTATTGAATTTTGAAAAGGCACTAATCAATAATGCTGCCATGAGAGGAACAATAACCATAAGTGGAATTAATTCATTCATTGTACTCCTCCTGTTTTGATGTATCGGCCAACATTACTTTTGTAGATAATGTGCCATAACGTCTGTATAAAACCATCACTAATGCAAGCATGACTGCCAATGTACTTGCCCCGATTACAATACTGGTAAGCACTAAACCGAAAGGTAAAGGATAAGCCGCATTTGATGCAAACCATGAAGTGTCCATTCCAGGCATTAGAATAGGTACAACTCCTCCAGCCTTATAACCAATAGCAACAATGAATAAATTGGCTCCCTCTTCAATAAAACTAATACCAATTATCTTTTTGATGATATTATCAATAAATATTGCTGAATAAAGTCCTATGATAATTAAAGCAGCAGATGTCAATAATATCGCAAGTTGAGTTTGCGCCATTAGCTATCACTCCTTTGAGTTTTTTTAACAGCCAGTGCAATAAATACCGGCACGATTGCAGCTCCCACAATTGCCTGTGTTAATGCCACATCAGGTGCAAGCAATATTTGGAACAGCACTGCCATTGCCCCGCCTGCAAAACCGGTTAAAATTGCTGCTTTTAGCAAGTCTTTTTGAATAA is part of the Methanobrevibacter sp. genome and encodes:
- a CDS encoding energy-converting hydrogenase B subunit P → MKFVMRPYHMVSLGGYIVEWDFPYRDLIIVNKTSEPIKIEIPVFHEEWIQEHRNLGLEVIPVTKDDNYLSMWKRAHAELDKVRPKNE
- a CDS encoding NADH-quinone oxidoreductase subunit B family protein is translated as MGIKSFSRARAIHIMLVYTGGCNGCDIEIVNSILSPRFDAEQYNVFLTWNPREADVLVVTGPVTHLNRKPLEAIYEAIPNPKLVVAAGSCALMGGVYKNCYGDIPSEEIEGPVENIIPVDAKVPGCAVRPQDVLAGVVSLLPTLLDAD
- a CDS encoding sodium-dependent transporter — its product is MTETKKSEWNSNLAFMMAMIGSAVGLGNIWRFPNVLYSNGGGSFMIPYIVSLFLLGISFVLVEYAVGFKFKKSIARILFSVSKKLEPVAWFILLIVFLITTYYVCVVGWDFIYIILSLTKAWGANPDLYFANNVLHATDSMSGLFTIVPNVLVSVFIIWFLAWFIIKRDLNDGIGNVSKILLPLLCAIVVIIVAFSLTLPGASVGYTQIFTPDWSALTNLDVWLAAFGQIVFSLSLGMAIAMTYASYLPEGSKLVDNAIIVAFSNSGFEVFNSIGIFSILGFMTVTSGIPFNELVTEGTGLAFVVFPQVFNTMGGAAYIIGPLFFLCILFAGITSVIALLEGVCYSISEKFLIERKKTATVVCIIGFLISCIFATGAGSTILGIFDVYLNNFALLFAILLECIIFGWVYKFDDLIETLNNNSSIKVGKTWKAVIKYILPICIFGLWAQGVYSTIFTADGLSRTVMLILTILLIVIPFIFAKLPAINKEYYNV
- a CDS encoding 4Fe-4S binding protein — its product is MFLTLNTGEEKGDCIKTCPTKSIRLVNGIPFSCLTCGICYENCPNHAIFKNSYGGYVVDRAKCNGCGMCMYNCPTNNITIEDGIVYGICSRCGVCAEEHPDSRIDGFELEKDKQITLIKSLNILNPPLDKVPHKSENRVTEVSRSYFGTDTEKCILCGRCEEYCPTGAIHVKVDRDEGICRECRLCADVCPNESMNKHQIVNHSSCTLCLNCLKACPHNAISVDDFKIIINKLNQKATGKIISCLNCGLCADLCENGSLKKDGGKLRYDPTSDTENIAHDVAISHCPVHTLREDEEMFIYDEYDDAELPTLAGFCVSCGKCVQVCDEAYARQFMTQTWDGNVSKDCISCGICVEVCQEDAITLNRGKISVALDKCILCENCAVHCPVDAIPKSTMYKNEIKDGFNFIEQKLCMHCGVCYGICSYDAIEKVDGNYVVNDENCTYCGACKNACPARAFLFERNFKDSIEGI
- a CDS encoding nickel-dependent hydrogenase large subunit — its product is MDEKVPRSEIIETEIPLGTVHPAALEPYRVRLFVEDEIVQEAEITIGVNHRGIERIMEGLPVEKANALTEKICGICSNAHIWNSCRTAELGLGIEIPERAKYIRVIMSELERLHSHFLYLAHGCEVLSHETFSMRVFYMREIVMELLAMIGGNRVQYGCSVLGGVRPRCDLDEAKLLRLKNDMNALEEGLTGFVDRFMADSILLSRVTGIGVLPQKQAIELAVTGPTLRATGVARDLRTTMFEYDDFDFNIITQPDGDVKSNLIMRALESFESIKIIRQAIANIPEGKVVNRDWEMFDTELSESYIEVPRGTLYHSYSLESGRVRHCIIRTPSMANIGAMQYACIGDQITDAQLCIVQCDPCFTCTDRAIEIIRR
- a CDS encoding DUF5612 domain-containing protein, with the protein product MSDYTLTIKTYEKKGVLDDITDVITSHGANISYVHLFVEKNNMGSINLELEHVEDIDELVSDLENIGEVKSVELHGSQLDIYGKRIIIVGGGAQVSQVAMGAITEADRHNIRGERISVDTIPLVGEQPIAEAVEAISRLPRVSVLVLAGSLMGGEITEAVKKVKEESKLIVICLNMPGSVTQYADLIITDPIQAGVLAVMSIADTAVFNIERLGDNIKF
- a CDS encoding 4Fe-4S binding protein, which gives rise to MSSILRIALEGAFTNFKRIFFAADRVTDMDMRNQIATLSVKVDDRVDEKACIGCAGCANVCPTGAIEMKKLANPVKLTDNWTKDEVPEINLEKCVVCYYCHDFCPVFSLYGEKGTVHPSNVGDQEVDVAEMLDKPFKISDDKLKFIAQYLSDNSVLRNREDGD
- the cas4 gene encoding CRISPR-associated protein Cas4, which codes for MIKVSSIKQYMYCPMKLYLQTHVDKHENKDYQLAVEIKKLKIDIQDLIKKNMRKVKKEMVLSEIESVLSDNIDPYIKSTTNAIKSMNLGLEASKINEIIDNAYFSIKITALKIKQSMTILDKNAFEIIDMFFPNCMYSYLIKDDSLDIIGTCDKIEIIDGKYYPVLLKNGNPPLKGVWKTDSIELVSNAILIEEEFATDVYVGFVDYEKIGDRRPVVMDVDLRKSYFDTLREVKEIIENKKMPDVKKSSKKCEKCEYNEICFKNG
- a CDS encoding DNA polymerase subunit beta is translated as MEQVRTRDFIYTTDDLYFASTNYIHPENRVISFLRYIPDPEGDREKDGKRYRKVGSEEAYSFLRENYPDYLYFSDVTNVEMMGVPLDKVERVIKPEMRLLGLKETFENGGEVKNPELIAKLMDVADFFHFMADIPYDHLGISGSILPGLQKSDVSDLDFVVYGLDNHRRAIAAFKEHRGKEVYIEEVDKHITVEGITDDYWDFVYDKRMFDSSLTKEEFRWYENRKANRGTINGTLFDILATKDYDEIEGEWGDTVYEPQGISQIECDIVSALGAFDNPSLYTIENVEVIDGVDVPLTEVVSFTHTYAGEVVDGEHVVAKGKVEKVIVNGEFSHYRIVVGTTREAIDEYLKLKESPA
- a CDS encoding respiratory chain complex I subunit 1 family protein gives rise to the protein MFSNTIINSVLAVILTVLVCFIVSTFLPGIERKYIHARIQQRIGPKVIAPGIMAPIKFMFKENVEVSSPVSGLYKALPIICFIVVLCVLIALTPEAYKIPALASLVAIVGFLKVEEICYVLMGALSKSVMSVNMPFPDQIKGAVHNNATRSFIEDISAKRSLRMITYGSFPLYLALFAPVTAARSIFLQDIVAFQQANGPFLFTVSGGIAAIVFFIGYMIILNEYPFSIIKAKSDVIEGPYMEYAAKYRAVVFLTRGFFMFVLGAIFSVLFIGVPPTIMSWGIIVNIIVALIFVFMMGIFSAFSPVFTNRQLLPTILGATLLGILSIVLGLL
- a CDS encoding energy-converting hydrogenase B subunit J produces the protein MLSLGPIIFGLILGLVIGSQIKLNVNDTHFTLGSFLIIIIAGIIVAWQSGNYPFYTDLPISTAFLSALIGIFVGKLIFARSK